In Sporichthya brevicatena, the genomic window AGCTTCCTGATCGCGCTGCGCGAGTGCGCGCGGGCCGCGACGCCCGAGGAGGCCGTCCCGATGCTGCACCTGGCCACCGCGCAGCTCCTGCTCGCGGGCGGCCGCCTCGGCACGATGGAGGACATCGTGCTGGAGGAGCAGTTCGAGCCCGACGCCGGCGCCGACCCGGACCTCGACGAGCTCCGTGCCGCCCTCGCCACCCTCCTCGAGCCGATCGACGAGTACGCCGAGGTCTTCGACCCCTACGAGCGTCACCCCGAGCTGATGATCTGCCGGATGTCCGACGAGCTCGCCGAGGTCGCCGCCTCCCTGCTCCACGGCCTCCAGCACTACAAGGCCGGCCGCGAGGCCGAGGCCCTGTGGTGGTGGCAGTACTCGTACCTGAACTCCTGGGGCGTCTCCGCGTCCACGGTGATGCGCGCGCTCCACAGCGTCCTCGCCCACGACCGGCTCGACACCTCGACCGGCGACACCGCCCTGCTCCAGGCTCTCGACCCCGCCGTCACCCGCATCTAGAACCGCGCCCGCCGCCCTCGCCCTCTGCTCATGCATGAGCAGGGTGTCGATTCCG contains:
- a CDS encoding DUF5063 domain-containing protein, whose product is MTEDPASFGTQIADQVESFLIALRECARAATPEEAVPMLHLATAQLLLAGGRLGTMEDIVLEEQFEPDAGADPDLDELRAALATLLEPIDEYAEVFDPYERHPELMICRMSDELAEVAASLLHGLQHYKAGREAEALWWWQYSYLNSWGVSASTVMRALHSVLAHDRLDTSTGDTALLQALDPAVTRI